A genomic stretch from Chelmon rostratus isolate fCheRos1 chromosome 14, fCheRos1.pri, whole genome shotgun sequence includes:
- the zar1l gene encoding ZAR1-like protein, protein MEGFLCTSPPYNVCGNPVCAPPAQDGRWGKREGRFITPQGLNYLEFCKAIISQVNPSLPPPLKKTNTKECGVQVNAKVDKIIQCSLGPKTLFCLEGDRHASSKSPTKASGKPLCNTPPVSNLRFLRPVSIYSPVFDRRIHLKKLCDDGGSEGEAEAADQAESDKDAEADHSGEDALGDFNTSFHRSSKGSNFQFLEQRYGFFHCKKCNIRWESAYVWCISGTSKVYYKQLCRKCQVGFNPYRVESILCKGCSQTCCSCEKKQRHINMKRPHRQDLCCRCKGMRLSCDATYSFKYIV, encoded by the exons ATGGAGGGGTTCCTGTGCACGTCTCCACCGTACAACGTCTGCGGGAACCCGGTTTGCGCTCCCCCGGCTCAGGACGGCCGctggggaaagagagagggtcGCTTCATCACCCCTCAGGGCCTCAACTACCTGGAGTTCTGCAAGGCCATCATCTCCCAGGTCAATCCCAGCTTACCCCCTCCGCTCAAGAAGACAAACACCAAAGAGTGCGGCGTGCAAGTCAACGCCAAAGTGGATAAGATCATCCAGTGCTCGCTGGGTCCCAAAACGCTGTTCTGCCTGGAGGGCGACCGTCATGCGTCCTCAAAGTCTCCGACGAAAGCGAGCGGGAAGCCGCTGTGCAACACACCGCCGGTGAGCAACCTGCGCTTCCTGCGGCCCGTGTCCATCTACTCTCCGGTGTTCGACCGCAGGATCCACCTGAAGAAACTGTGCGACGACGGCGGGAGCGAAGGAGAAGCTGAGGCCGCCGACCAGGCCGAGTCTGACAAGGATGCTGAGGCGGATCACAGTGGCGAGGACGCACTGGGGGACTTCAACACGAGTTTCCACCGGTCCTCAAAGGGGTCCAACTTTCAG ttcCTGGAGCAGAGGTATGGCTTTTTCCACTGCAAAAAGTGCAACATCCGGTGGGAGAGTGCTTATGTGTGGTGCATCTCTGGAACCAGTAAG GTGTACTACAAGCAGCTCTGCCGGAAGTGTCAGGTGGGGTTTAACCCCTACAGAGTGGAGTCCATCCTCTGCAAG GGTTGCTCTCAGActtgctgcagctgtgagaagAAGCAAAGGCACATTAACATGAAGAGACCTCATCGCCAGGACCTGTGTTGTCGCTGCAAGGGTATGAGGCTGTCCTGTGATGCCACCTACAGCTTCAAATACATAGTGTGA